A genomic segment from Saprospiraceae bacterium encodes:
- a CDS encoding Gfo/Idh/MocA family oxidoreductase codes for MNSSFNWGIIGPGKIAHKFAHDLQFIPRAKLHAVASRDGYRAATFAKQFGAPYHFGNYADILTCPNLDAVYIATPHAGHFENTILCLEKGIPVLCEKPLAMNSRQVELMIAAAKRSGTFLMEALWTRFTPSMQKVVSLIREGKIGEILGVKADFGFRAAVPTEHRILNKALGGGALLDVGIYPAFLALLLLGKPAEVKAMGRIGSTGVDEETHALLRFQGGQLAHLFSSIVSHTQTEAFIYGEEGTLHLHSRWHEQTNLSFLKSKTPPEVYHFEKLGFGYHYEALEVMSCIEAGKIESELWPHSLSMELILLLDAIRREIGLIYPEDE; via the coding sequence ATGAATTCATCTTTTAATTGGGGCATTATTGGCCCGGGTAAGATTGCCCATAAATTTGCCCACGACCTTCAATTTATTCCGCGGGCGAAACTCCATGCGGTTGCTTCTAGAGATGGTTATCGAGCTGCTACTTTTGCCAAACAGTTTGGCGCCCCCTACCATTTCGGAAATTATGCTGATATCTTGACCTGCCCAAATCTTGATGCCGTTTACATTGCCACGCCTCATGCCGGCCATTTTGAAAACACCATTTTATGTCTGGAAAAAGGTATACCCGTTTTGTGTGAAAAACCACTGGCAATGAATAGCAGACAGGTAGAGTTGATGATTGCGGCTGCCAAACGATCAGGAACCTTTCTGATGGAAGCACTTTGGACGCGCTTTACACCGAGTATGCAAAAGGTGGTATCCTTAATCAGAGAAGGTAAAATAGGCGAGATTTTGGGGGTCAAAGCCGATTTTGGTTTTCGGGCGGCTGTTCCCACTGAGCATAGGATCCTCAACAAGGCCTTGGGTGGTGGGGCACTTTTAGATGTTGGAATTTATCCCGCCTTTTTAGCACTTTTGTTATTGGGAAAACCAGCCGAAGTCAAAGCTATGGGACGCATTGGGAGTACTGGAGTCGATGAGGAGACCCATGCGCTACTCCGTTTTCAAGGCGGACAATTGGCTCACTTGTTTAGTAGTATAGTATCCCATACCCAAACGGAAGCTTTTATCTATGGAGAAGAAGGAACGCTACATCTGCATTCCCGATGGCATGAGCAAACAAACCTCTCTTTCTTAAAATCAAAAACACCACCGGAAGTGTATCATTTTGAAAAACTGGGTTTTGGATATCATTATGAAGCATTGGAGGTGATGAGCTGTATCGAAGCGGGGAAAATCGAAAGCGAGTTATGGCCTCATTCCCTGAGTATGGAATTGATCTTATTACTTGATGCCATTCGCCGAGAAATTGGATTAATCTATCCGGAAGACGAATGA
- a CDS encoding alkaline phosphatase D family protein, whose translation MDFLKYCCIGFCLSLMLAACQGQLKPTLAQAEGESLFVGQHLPLDAPLSTIAIGSCNKHDEDQSIWTAVGQDKPDLWIWLGDNVYGDTENMEVLKSKYLLQKKAPEYQAFRTQVPVIGVWDDHDYGVNDGGKAYPKKEESQSLLCDFLDVPLDAPVRSQKGIYQAYVFGPAGRQVKIILLDARYFRDELEANLSGPQRYKINPTGDILGEAQWQWLEKELTNSSAQIHLIGSGIQIIPEEQGFEKWANFPLARTRLLRLLATTQPSRPILLSGDRHISEFSKIKLDSLSFPIYEFTSSGLTHAYESFSGEPNKYRLGSVVFQRNYGLIRIDWTSATPSIGFQIRGLKGDLLEELALD comes from the coding sequence ATGGATTTCTTAAAGTACTGTTGTATCGGCTTTTGCCTCAGTTTGATGTTGGCCGCCTGCCAAGGTCAGCTAAAGCCGACATTAGCACAGGCGGAAGGTGAATCCTTATTTGTAGGCCAGCACTTGCCATTAGATGCGCCCCTCTCCACGATTGCGATTGGCTCCTGTAATAAACACGACGAAGACCAGTCGATTTGGACAGCTGTTGGTCAGGACAAGCCTGATCTTTGGATTTGGCTGGGAGACAATGTGTACGGTGATACCGAAAACATGGAAGTACTTAAATCCAAGTACCTGCTGCAAAAAAAGGCGCCGGAATACCAAGCCTTCCGAACCCAAGTGCCGGTTATTGGGGTATGGGACGATCACGATTATGGGGTAAATGACGGGGGGAAGGCTTATCCTAAGAAAGAAGAAAGCCAATCTTTGTTATGTGACTTTTTAGATGTTCCGCTTGATGCACCGGTACGGTCACAAAAGGGCATTTACCAAGCTTATGTTTTTGGCCCAGCAGGACGCCAAGTAAAGATAATCTTGCTGGACGCACGCTATTTCCGCGATGAGCTGGAAGCTAATCTTTCCGGCCCACAACGCTATAAAATCAATCCTACTGGTGATATTTTGGGGGAGGCACAATGGCAATGGTTGGAAAAAGAATTGACCAATAGCAGTGCTCAGATTCACCTGATAGGGTCAGGTATCCAAATCATTCCCGAAGAACAAGGTTTCGAAAAGTGGGCTAATTTTCCCTTGGCCAGGACCCGCCTGTTGCGTCTATTGGCCACCACACAACCTTCCCGCCCCATTCTGCTTAGCGGCGATAGGCATATTTCCGAATTTTCCAAAATAAAACTGGATAGCCTGTCCTTTCCTATTTACGAATTTACCTCAAGCGGCCTAACCCATGCTTACGAAAGCTTTTCCGGAGAGCCTAATAAATACCGATTAGGATCGGTTGTTTTTCAAAGAAATTATGGCCTGATAAGGATAGACTGGACATCTGCGACACCTTCCATTGGCTTCCAAATTAGGGGCCTGAAGGGAGACCTTTTAGAGGAATTGGCATTGGATTAA
- a CDS encoding PKD domain-containing protein: protein MRTIYSLCIGLLSLSTLFSQEALSGVINHYSTVQTIDLCTNTLEVGQTTGFSEGMDILLIQMQGAQINRNNNSSFGNITSLGGAGLYEKNQIAAINGNRITLAFQIKNDYDPTGRVQMVSFPRFEDAVVVEIVTGQAWDGSRGGIIAFQVEDTLVLEAPIVANGLGFRGGLSVNTDDNNCNALTNANNYFYGSDNWRGAPKGEGIALPKSGEENGRGPQANGGGGGNDHNAGGGGGANVTKAGQGGTNNEPSFFGCDGNFPGFGGKALAADTSRLFLGGGGGAGHENNLVGTNGGIGGGIIIISVGQLVANTFSLQADGNSPPDGGGDGAGGGGGGGTILLLSSQQPSSLSATARGGNGGNINNNNLDRCHGPGGGGSGGHVLTNLTLPLAGVQIGGGAAGLTFNSSSCADGTNGSEPGSPGQISPVQASIAANEPFSSTAIIDQANTLTVCINQPLLLPVTVQGTSLTLQWSANQGNGFVPIQDGPLFQGVTTDTLRISQVGLEMASWQFQLLVTNPCGANITSDPISLNLLPVPTAGFTANQNGQNVQFNNTSQNALSYAWDFGDGENSTAISPTHVYGQAGTYVVTLSAYNDCDTVQTTTVITIAGVLQALFSASPQVGCAPLSVDFANESLGEISSIVWLFPGGSPSFSSDNQPSISYTQAGLYDVTLIVTNALGVDSLTLKDYIEVRSLPVSAFNFTLNGLDVTVNNAAINADQIAWYVPALDVTSTAPTATFTFMEGGTYTIQLTASNACGSVSSEQSITLGQAPNANFSFTPTGGCERATIQFSNQSSGSIDNYAWAFPGGTPESSTLQNPIVTYENAGLYTVSLQVGGPLGEANLVREGAVEVLLRPNPSFSFTIDGLSVSFQNNSSEANRYNWSFGDGNNSNEGNPTHIYTAPGLYDVSLNAQNQYCGLAISQSVFLKPNATDEPAPTASWVAYPNPFTNELFLLDKSGMIGDHIHFQLYNDLGQLKQQGTFVQQLSLSTTTLSAGIYWIKMSQEGKVVWRKIVKLNGY from the coding sequence ATGAGAACAATATACTCCCTATGCATTGGGCTGTTAAGCCTGAGTACACTTTTTTCGCAAGAAGCCCTGAGCGGGGTTATCAATCATTATAGTACCGTCCAAACCATAGATTTATGTACCAATACTTTGGAAGTTGGTCAGACCACTGGTTTTAGTGAGGGGATGGACATCCTTCTCATCCAAATGCAAGGGGCGCAGATCAACAGAAACAACAATTCCAGTTTTGGTAATATCACGTCCTTGGGTGGAGCAGGTTTATACGAAAAAAATCAAATTGCCGCTATTAATGGCAACCGCATTACCTTAGCCTTTCAAATAAAAAACGATTATGATCCAACTGGTCGGGTACAAATGGTTTCCTTTCCCCGTTTTGAGGATGCGGTGGTTGTCGAGATAGTTACGGGCCAGGCCTGGGATGGTAGCCGGGGCGGCATCATCGCTTTTCAAGTAGAGGATACGCTGGTTTTAGAAGCTCCCATTGTCGCCAATGGACTAGGATTCAGAGGAGGGCTCTCGGTCAATACCGATGATAACAATTGTAATGCACTCACCAATGCTAACAATTATTTTTACGGATCGGATAACTGGAGGGGCGCCCCCAAAGGCGAGGGCATTGCTTTGCCAAAGTCGGGGGAGGAGAACGGCCGGGGCCCGCAAGCCAATGGCGGCGGCGGCGGAAACGATCATAATGCCGGTGGCGGCGGCGGAGCCAATGTCACCAAAGCAGGACAAGGTGGCACCAATAATGAGCCCAGTTTTTTTGGATGTGATGGCAATTTCCCCGGTTTTGGGGGAAAGGCCTTGGCTGCAGATACGAGCCGTCTCTTTCTGGGTGGCGGTGGTGGTGCTGGCCATGAAAATAACTTAGTAGGCACTAATGGTGGAATTGGTGGCGGAATCATTATCATCAGTGTCGGCCAGCTGGTAGCCAATACTTTTTCCTTGCAGGCCGATGGTAATAGTCCGCCTGACGGGGGGGGAGATGGCGCTGGCGGCGGTGGCGGCGGTGGAACCATCCTGTTGCTTTCCAGTCAACAACCATCCTCGCTATCAGCGACGGCAAGGGGGGGCAATGGCGGCAACATAAATAATAACAACCTGGATCGTTGCCATGGCCCAGGTGGCGGGGGCAGTGGAGGACATGTGTTAACAAACCTTACGCTACCCCTTGCTGGTGTACAAATAGGAGGAGGAGCGGCAGGACTTACCTTCAACTCGAGTTCGTGTGCAGATGGGACCAATGGCTCCGAACCGGGTTCTCCTGGGCAAATAAGCCCTGTACAAGCTTCGATAGCTGCGAATGAACCTTTTAGCAGCACCGCTATTATTGACCAAGCCAATACCTTGACCGTTTGCATTAACCAACCACTACTCCTGCCCGTGACGGTTCAAGGCACTTCCCTGACGCTCCAATGGTCGGCCAACCAGGGCAATGGCTTTGTGCCGATCCAGGATGGGCCGCTTTTTCAAGGCGTGACAACAGACACTCTTCGCATCAGTCAGGTTGGCCTTGAGATGGCGAGTTGGCAATTCCAGCTACTGGTGACGAATCCCTGTGGTGCCAATATTACTTCAGACCCGATTAGTCTAAATCTTCTACCCGTCCCTACTGCCGGTTTCACGGCTAATCAAAATGGGCAAAATGTGCAGTTTAATAATACTTCTCAAAATGCCCTTAGCTATGCCTGGGATTTTGGAGATGGAGAAAATAGTACAGCCATTAGCCCAACACATGTATATGGCCAGGCAGGCACTTATGTTGTTACCCTAAGCGCTTACAATGATTGCGATACGGTTCAAACGACTACGGTCATTACCATTGCTGGTGTCCTGCAGGCACTTTTTTCCGCCAGTCCCCAGGTGGGCTGCGCCCCATTAAGCGTAGATTTCGCTAATGAATCTCTGGGAGAAATCAGCAGTATTGTTTGGCTTTTTCCGGGAGGGAGCCCCTCTTTTTCATCTGATAATCAACCAAGTATCAGCTATACCCAAGCAGGTCTTTACGATGTTACCCTTATTGTGACCAATGCCTTAGGCGTTGATAGTCTAACCCTAAAGGATTACATTGAGGTGAGAAGTTTACCTGTTTCAGCTTTTAATTTCACCCTTAATGGCCTGGATGTTACGGTAAATAATGCAGCTATTAATGCAGATCAAATAGCGTGGTATGTACCTGCTTTAGATGTTACTAGTACTGCTCCAACAGCTACTTTTACTTTTATGGAAGGGGGAACCTACACGATACAACTAACAGCGAGCAATGCCTGTGGCAGCGTCTCCAGCGAGCAAAGCATCACCCTTGGCCAAGCACCTAACGCCAATTTTTCCTTTACTCCAACCGGTGGCTGTGAAAGGGCTACCATCCAGTTTTCCAACCAATCAAGTGGAAGTATTGACAACTATGCATGGGCTTTCCCTGGCGGAACACCTGAAAGTTCTACCCTTCAAAATCCTATCGTAACCTATGAAAACGCAGGCCTGTATACCGTAAGTTTACAGGTTGGCGGGCCGCTGGGTGAGGCCAACCTCGTGCGGGAGGGAGCTGTCGAAGTCTTGCTTCGTCCCAATCCAAGTTTTAGTTTCACTATTGATGGCTTGAGTGTTAGTTTTCAAAACAATTCTTCAGAAGCCAATCGGTATAACTGGTCTTTTGGGGATGGTAATAACAGCAACGAAGGGAATCCTACACATATTTATACTGCTCCTGGATTATATGATGTCAGCCTAAATGCACAAAATCAATACTGCGGCCTTGCCATTTCGCAGTCCGTCTTCCTAAAACCTAACGCAACGGATGAGCCAGCTCCTACTGCCTCCTGGGTTGCCTACCCAAATCCTTTCACAAATGAGCTTTTTTTGCTTGATAAAAGTGGCATGATAGGTGATCATATACATTTCCAGTTGTACAATGACTTAGGCCAATTGAAACAACAAGGCACATTTGTGCAACAACTAAGCTTGTCTACAACCACCCTTAGTGCAGGAATTTATTGGATCAAAATGAGCCAGGAAGGCAAAGTAGTTTGGCGGAAGATAGTGAAGCTCAACGGCTATTGA